From the Argopecten irradians isolate NY chromosome 13, Ai_NY, whole genome shotgun sequence genome, one window contains:
- the LOC138306464 gene encoding NADPH oxidase 5-like: protein MDSTNNNSGIDSGGKSLTIAMENDTKLDTGMVNLAFESEADNVSCHSIADDFQDGGINDLGSISNGTQKVNGNGNANISVNISQEMTDLDDFNEDEVPRVHNGSPEDNKKVKILEMNETNKNELKTKENGDGEFRVRIDDEPMTLGVDKPHMRTKLQVAEENGHRNSTSPDGMDDLRWYEWITMHFRKIAGDKGHITLKEFKEAFQIKKSFFAERFFQMFDENGSGSIELIELMSGLRTLRKGTPTEKLLFLFRVYDIDGSGSIDRDELNTVLRTSMEESNLTLGEENLTKMTDAIFEAADTDNSGEISFEELKTELEKYPGVMENLSISAASWLKAPSSDQKKKTRPFSRYFSTTYIRNNLKKIVFLIIYILVNIALGAYAAYNYRESNGWYILARINGMVLNFNGMFILVLMLRKSLTYLRLTFLHRVLPIDQNIYFHKLCGAFIAFFTLFHTVGHIGNAVVVAGLDDDVVNATSDLKAWEVLFTTKAGIGYVDASAFITGWILDVVLVVMVICSLPFVRRSGHFEVFYWTHTLYIAFWILLILHAPNFWKWFIAPGILFIGEKFFRSKFVKRVRYGTNHIKEVTILPSGVTHLVISNGDKFRYKPGDYVFIQIPCIAQYEWHPFTISSAPEMKGKFTLHIRSAGHWTKKLYEYFEQLDPGSGNTFEEEDDVIPKRRGLSSRRGTRGRSLYKSIKGTFKRTSEKEEEMTIEELRAEKRRRRKHKKVNILCCIDGPYGTGCREVFDTEHAVLIGAGIGVTPMASILQSVMHRYKASKRQCPHCNHEFYGEISEHSMKLKKVDFIWINRDQKCFEWFMSMLTELELEQAELDRSDSGSLERIIDMQFYMTSVKDLTDMKGIGLQIAMDLLHKKDHRDLITGLHTRTQAGRPKWGKVFKGIAEQKKGKVKVFFCGAPALGKIIKVECEKMHFSFSKENF, encoded by the exons ATGGATTCAACAAACAATAACTCTGGGATAGACTCCGGAGGAAAATCGTTGACAATTGCTATGGAAAACGATACAAAGCTGGACACAGGAATGGTCAATCTCGCATTTGAAAGTGAGGCTGATAATGTTAGTTGCCATAGTATTGCTGAtgattttcaagatggcggaatAAACGATTTAGGATCTATATCCAATGGAACTCAGAAAGTGAATGGAAATGGAAACGCCAATATAAGTGTGAATATATCTCAAGAAATGACAGATTTGGACGATTTCAATGAAGATGAAGTTCCCAGAGTCCACAACGGTTCACCGGAAGacaataaaaaagtgaaaatactTGAGATGAATGagacaaacaaaaatgaattgaaaaccAAAGAAAATGGCGATGGAGAGTTCCGCGTTCGAATTGATGACGAACCGATGACTCTTGGTGTTGATAAACCACACATGCGTACAAAGCTTCAGGTGGCCGAAGAAAATGGACATAGGAACTCTACTTCTCCGGACGG AATGGACGATCTGCGATGGTATGAATGGATTACGATGCACTTCCGGAAGATTGCCGGAGACAAGGGGCACATAACTCTCAAGGAATTTAAGGAAGCTTTTCAGATAAAGAAG TCGTTCTTCGCCGAGCGATTTTTCCAGATGTTTGATGAGAATGGCAGTGGCTCCATAGAACTTATTGAATTGATGAGTGGTCTGCGCACGCTCAGAAAAGGGACACCTACTGAGAAACTACTCTTCCTGTTCCGGGTTTATGACATTGATG GCAGTGGTTCCATCGACCGTGATGAGTTGAATACAGTGCTGAGAACTAGTATGGAGGAAAGCAATCTGACTTTGGGAGAGGAGAATTTAACGAAAATGACGGACGCCATCTTTGAAGCGGCAGATACTGATAACAGCGGGGAAATTTCCTTCGAGGAATTGAAGACCGAGCTGGAAAAGTACCCTGGCGTGATGGAAAATCTTAGTATCAG cGCTGCATCTTGGTTAAAGGCACCGAGCAGtgatcaaaagaaaaaaacacgCCCATTTTCACGGTATTTCTCGACTACATATATCCGGAATAATCTGAAGAAGATcgtttttcttattatttacATCCTGGTCAACATTGCGCTTGGAGCATACGCTGCCTATAACTACAGAGAATCTAACGGCTGGTACATTTTGGCGCGAATTAATGGGATGGTGTTGAACTTCAATGGGATGTTCATCCTGGTGTTAATGTTACGAAAGAGTCTGACCTATCTACGGTTGACCTTTCTGCACCGAGTGTTACCCATcgatcaaaatatctattttcaCAAACTCTGTGGTGCTTTTATCGCCTTTTTCACTCTGTTCCACACCGTTGGACATATTGGAAATGCAG TCGTGGTGGCGGGACTTGACGATGACGTAGTGAACGCGACCTCTGACCTCAAGGCTTGGGAGGTGCTGTTTACAACGAAAGCTGGGATTGGCTATGTCGATGCGAGTGCCTTTATCACTGGCTGGATACTGGATGTCGTCCTCGTTGTCATGGTTATCTGCTCTCTCCCTTTTGTCAGACGATCAGGACATTTTGAG GTATTCTACTGGACACACACTCTTTACATCGCCTTCTGGATCCTCCTTATCCTCCATGCTCCAAACTTTTGGAAATGGTTCATAGCTCCAGGGATACTATTCATTGGAGAGAAGTTCTTCCGGAGCAAATTTGTGAAGCGCGTTCGATACGGAACAAACCACATTAAGGAAGTCACGATTCTTCCTTCCGGG GTGACCCATCTTGTGATATCCAACGGCGACAAGTTCCGGTATAAGCCAGGCGACTACGTATTTATCCAGATTCCTTGCATCGCTCAGTACGAATGGCATCCATTCACCATCAGCAGTGCTCCGGAAATGAAAG GGAAGTTTACACTTCATATACGTTCTGCTGGTCATTGGACAAAGAAACTGTACGAGTATTTCGAACAGCTCGACCCCGGAAGCGGAAATACTTTTGAAGAGGAGGATGACGTCATTCCAAAGAGGCGGGGTTTGAGTAGTCGTCGAGGAACACGGGGTCGATCACTTTACAAAAGTATTAAAG GAACATTCAAAAGAACATCTGAAAAGGAAGAGGAAATGACAATTGAA GAATTGAGAGCTGAAAAACGAAGAAGACGAAAACACAAGAAAGTAAACATATTG TGTTGTATTGACGGTCCGTACGGTACTGGCTGCAGGGAAGTGTTCGACACCGAACATGCCGTCCTTATCGGAGCAGGAATAGGCGTCACACCCATGGCGTCTATTCTACAAAGCGTCATGCACCGTTACAAAGCGTCAAAGCGTCAATGTCCACACTGCAATCATGAGTTCTACGGCGAGATTTCAGAACATTCCATGAAACTGAAAAAG GTGGATTTCATATGGATCAACAGAGAccagaaatgttttgaatggtTCATGAGTATGCTGACAGAGTTAGAGTTAGAACAGGCCGAACTTGACCGCTCGGACTCCGGAAGCCTTGAACGTATCATTGAcatgcagttttacatgacgtCAGTGAAAGACCTGACCGATATGAAGGGGATAGGGTTACAGATAGCTATGGACTTACTCCACAAGAAGGACCATAGAGACCTTATTACCGGACTTCACACCCGGACACAGGCTGGACGACCCAAGTGGGGCAAG GTTTTCAAGGGAATCGCCGAACAGAAGAAAGGCAAAGTCAAGGTCTTCTTTTGTGGAGCTCCCGCGTTGGGGAAAATTATTAAAGTTGAATGTGAGAAAAtgcatttttcattttcaaaagaaaacttTTAG